A single region of the Idiomarinaceae bacterium HL-53 genome encodes:
- a CDS encoding acyl-CoA thioesterase-2 translates to MSQVLDELLALMKLETIEQGIYRGQSQDLGFRALFGGQVMGQALSAAKETVDPSRGVHSFHSYFLRPGDANHPIVYDVENIRDGKSFSTRRVQAIQFGKPIFYLTASFHGEEPGFEHQAEMPQVPGPEGLQSDLEVHREHAELIPESLRSKFTSDKPILMRFVTAYNPFKPEITEAKRYVWIKANGNLPDDQRIHQYLLAYASDFNFLPTALQPHGLSFANPKMQMATIDHAMWFHRAFRMDDWLLYAIDSPSASNARGLVRGQIFNRDGALVASTIQEGLLRKRD, encoded by the coding sequence ATGAGCCAAGTATTGGATGAGTTATTGGCGCTCATGAAATTAGAGACCATTGAACAAGGAATTTATCGCGGACAGAGCCAAGATTTAGGCTTTCGAGCATTATTTGGTGGGCAAGTAATGGGACAAGCACTGTCGGCCGCGAAGGAAACGGTCGATCCGAGCCGTGGCGTGCACTCATTCCATAGTTACTTTTTACGCCCAGGTGATGCGAATCACCCGATCGTTTATGATGTAGAGAATATTCGAGACGGCAAAAGCTTTTCCACCCGCAGAGTCCAAGCCATCCAGTTTGGCAAACCCATCTTCTATTTGACTGCCTCTTTCCATGGTGAAGAGCCGGGATTCGAGCATCAAGCAGAAATGCCGCAAGTTCCCGGGCCGGAAGGCTTGCAGTCAGATCTCGAAGTACACAGAGAACATGCAGAGCTCATCCCAGAATCGCTCCGCTCAAAATTTACGAGCGATAAGCCGATCTTAATGCGTTTCGTGACTGCTTATAATCCTTTTAAGCCCGAGATTACTGAAGCGAAGCGCTACGTGTGGATAAAAGCCAACGGCAACTTGCCCGACGATCAGCGTATCCACCAATATTTGCTCGCATACGCGTCTGATTTCAATTTTCTACCTACGGCACTGCAGCCACACGGCCTTTCCTTTGCCAACCCGAAAATGCAAATGGCAACGATCGATCATGCCATGTGGTTCCACCGCGCGTTCAGAATGGATGATTGGCTTTTGTATGCCATCGATTCGCCAAGCGCTAGTAATGCGCGCGGGCTCGTTCGT